In Vicia villosa cultivar HV-30 ecotype Madison, WI linkage group LG7, Vvil1.0, whole genome shotgun sequence, the DNA window cggttgatatgatctccaatcgcgagtgctcttgaagatctcttccgaaacccttgactcttctttctctgtagtTCTCTATGCTCAATAATCCAAGATGCCTCAATCCTCcttcccgttaggttttagtaggGTTGGCTTACTTCCTCAGTATCCGaaaggtccaaaatacccttaatgagccccaagctttcaaaattacaaaacttgaatatctgcccgcgcctaacaacacggtccgtgtgcaggaacacgggtgcccgtgttgttcctCTGGTCAGCTCTCAAAATTGCCTTTCCACGCAtctttccacacgggccgtgtgcaggaacacgggtgcccgtgtgaaacctctgttttgcttcccaaaaacatctttccagccatcttttgacacggcccgtgtgcattcacacgggtgcccgtgttgccctcaactttggctcttttggctACTTTCTCCTCTCGTGCTCGCCATAAGTCTCTACctttcccgtgcatcaacctggccacacacaaactaacaaccaacgcataaaacggcacttgaataatactcaaaacacactaacATGCAACAATGTCACACAATCGAAAAACAAGGAACTTAATTCAAAAACATatgacaatgccacttagtattaccaagattgcgaatttcggtcggaaaaagatgcggaaacttactagaaatggtgaccgatcagtcaTTTTCTTCGTTGGGACACATATCGGGCTCCAAGATCGATGTTTAGCTAATGTCATTCTACACCGGGGTCTATGCTAGGGATCTCATAAGGGAATGAAAAAGAGGCTGATGTTGGTTCTTGTACTGGTGAAAGAGTATAAGTGTGTGTTCCTCCAGCAAGGGCATGGGGATTCCGAGGCCTTTGTAGGTATATTACGATGTATGGTGGCTAGGGCTTGCCCACGGTGGAGAGAACCCTGCAAGATGGTGTTTTACAATGGTTTTAGGAATCatgctcacgtgaggtgagaggaTTTGTGGATGAATGATATGCTTAGGTATAACCGTATGAGGGATATGATTAGTACGAGTTATGATTTGTCCCTTCTCCCTTGAGgggaggagtatttatagaggcctTTTGGGCCTAGGATTTGGGTAACCCTGAGTTGCGACAATTGCTCCCCTCTTATCAGGAGAAGTTATTGACCACCTATCCTTCTAGGAATGGTGGGGGACTCTATATCATTTGAGTAACAACATTACACGTCATCAGTGCAAAGGGCGAGTCGTCAAGTCATCTCCTATGTGATACAACTCTTAGGCGAGAGCACCCTAGTTTAGGACCTTCAAAAATATAACACTAGAGTTATTAAGCATTCAACTAACCCTTTCTTCACTATGGACGGTAGGTCAACACCTATTTTGACCGTCCGCGTTGGATTATTATTGACTTGGACACCTTCAAACTCAACATTTTGAATCGGTATCAGGGTCTTCTTCTTGGTTCTGACAGACAAATTAAGCTCATCGTCTGGTAATATTTCCTTTTCCTATTCGTCGAGGTCGGCTATGTTGATTGCTCCACCAGTTCTCTtccttatttttcataattaatagcGGTCCCTAGGGAATTTTTCATTATCATCTCGTGTATAAGTCATGTTCCACGCATGTCAGCTGCAATTACGACTAACTTGTCGGAATTGTTGTGATATTTATTGTATAGAGGAAGCCACAACATGGCCTTCCAAGAATGTCATTGTAAACTATTTCATAAAGGATCACAAAAAAGAAAACGACCATGATTCTCTTTTTTTCCTCTACTCTAAAAGAAATAATCAAATATATACATCTGCGTGGACGGGTAGAGGAATCCTTGAACTTAAGGAGAATTTTGCCCTCACAAGGCTTCATATCTAGCTTGCTTAAGCTTAGCTTCATGAGGATTTTTAGGTACATCAGATTGCATAAACTTTCACCATCAACGAGGATCCCTGATACAATGCGATTTGTTATGGTAGCAATTACGATTAGCTTAAGAGTCACGTTAGGAATTCCATCTACCTTCTTGGGGTCTTGGAACCCTACGCCTAACATGTCTTCTCCTTGCTCCTTGATTTGTGTTAATTTGAGAGAATTCAGAGATAGTTCTTTGTAGATTATATCCACGACAAAGACCCAATGTTATCTTAAATTGGTTGATTCTAACATTCTTTCATAAATGAGGCTTCACATCAGAAGAGATTGAATTGTGAAAATTTACAGGAATTCAAATTTGAATTCCCACAAACGATGCCACTGTTCCGTCCAAGAATCAGAATTGTTGATGAGCTATTGAGGTGGACTCTCAATGTGGTAGTGCGGGTATCCGATGTGATAGCATGGTGGTGGACCTATAATGTTTGCACTCCAATATCCAAATCAGTTGTTGagtaaaaaaaatagaatgaaTTATGGTGAGAATCGTCCCTTAAATTTCGTGTGTAATGTGTCTGCGTATAGATTATTGTCCCTTAGATGGGTGGTTGGATGGTTCTAAAGTAGGAATCGACCCTTCCTATTCTAACGAAAATTAATTGATTCCAAAATCTCATTGGTTTAGACTATTGTGACAGTCACTTTTAGTtggtatataaaaaattaaaaagaacagaaaaacattatttttgaaATAGAGTTTTTGGACTATACCAACAATTTTTAGCCTTTTATACGCGGATATTTGCTGTCATTATATGTCAAATTTTTTATAGTAATGATAAAGATTATGATCAATGTTCTTTATAAAACGAGCTCTAgggaaaaaatattcattttataGTAGAGTAGACATCACAGCCAAGTTTCAAACATGCGCAGCTTCATTGATTTTTCCCAAGAAGCCTGATGCCAGGACTTCCACTCTCAATACAAAGACACATTTTATTCTACACAATACAAACTTTCTTAGTAAAAGTATCTCCTTACCAAATGAAAGTTTCCACCCAAGAATCCACAACATCTAGAAGACTTTTAGGACATTCATAAATATGAAAGTTATATAAGACCATACAATGAATAATATGTTtaacaattaaaaaatacaaccgtttagaaaaagattttaatATGATATAAGAGCACATGTTAAGGAATCAAAATGTAAAagttttcttttgaaaaaaaaacagaatttgaattttattttttttagatcgAATACAACACTCTTTTAGACTATATTTTCTTAGCTAGGGTTTGCTAAAATAACCTCATTTATTTTTAAGAATGTGTGTTTTAGcaagttttaattaaaaaatagtttaattcACCCTAAGTTGCATGTTGCTAAAATATACCTTCATAAAATCAAGTGGGTCtacgttaatatatatatatatatatatatatatatatatatatataaaggaaatTCATGATTTCGGTGTATTTTTCTTAACCTTTATCATTAAATACATTGGACACTAATTAAATATGTAATAATGGAAAATTGTTAACATTTAGCTATTGTATATATATTATCATTAAATCCATTGTACACTCATTAAATATGTAATAATGTGGTATACTTACGAAGCTTCCAGCGGGAGTGGCTATATACTATAGAAGTTGTGAACATATACATATTAATTTGACATCGATACAATGGCTGACAGTCTACCTGATCACATTGCGTATACGGTTTTGAGGAAACAAATATACACATGGTGGGGCAAGCTTGCCAGTTATAGATGAGAAGAACTACACAAAGACGTTAGCTTCTTCATCGACTAATAAATGCAGTCTCCCTCATAAATTAGTTGATACCTATAGTTTCACTTAGAAACTTCAAAtagaaaataagttaattaatGGTTGTACATATATTATATTATAGGAAAAAGGGTTTTTGAAAAAGACTAAGGTTGTTGATAGTTGGGACATGATAATTATGAATACACCGGCCAATAGGTTGTCTTCCAACAAGTTTGAAATTTAGGGCATGTCAGTCAGAAGAACAATATGAGATGTCCCTAATGTCTTCGTGTATTAATGCCTTGTGCTCCTATAAATAGAACTATATTCTAACCTTTCTCATTACAAGAGCAAAGTAAGTTTACACAACTCTAATATAGTTTTCTATCTTAATTTGTGAATCTTAAGATGGGAAATTTACACAAGTATGTTGGAGTTCTTGCTGTCATATTTGTGTTGGTGATAGGAATTTCTGATTCTCGtaaaatacaaaaagaagaaTATGTTGATAACTTTGGTGGTGGAAGTGGCTTAGGTGGTGGTGGAGGTTTTGGTGGCGGCAGTGGTGGAGGTGTTGGAGGAGGACTTGGACACGGTGGTGGATTTGGAGGTGGTGTTGGAGGTGGTAGTGGAGGAGGTGTTGGAGGAGGAattggaggtggtggtggtgggggACTAGGTGGAGGTGCAGGTGCAGGTGGAGGCTTAGGAGGTGGTAGTGGTTTAGGAGGAGGAATAGGAGGTGGacatggtggtggtggtggtataGGTGGAGGCGGAGGTTCTGGTGGAGGTATTGGAGGAGGATCTGGAGTAGGTGGAGGTGCTGGAGGTGGCTTTGGGGGTGGTGCAGGAGGTGGAATTGGTGGGGGTGGTGGAGCAGGTGGAGGTGCTGGTGGAGGTTTTGGAGGTGGTGCTGGATCTGGCGGAGGTGCGGGTGGGGGCTTTGGAGGTGGATCTGGTGGAGGTGTTGGAGGTGGAGCAGGCGGAGGTGCTGGAGGAGGCTTTGGAGGTGGAGCAGGCGGAGGTTCTGGTGGTGGCTTTGGAGGTGGTGCAGGCGCAGGCGGTGGTTTTGGAGGTGGCGCGGGTGGAGGAGCTGGTGGTGGTAgagtttaaatattttttggtgaattcttatttacccaactcaaaaagttgggtaaggttaccttctttataaaatgctttgaaaacaacaaatatttgtagtattttaataaataattaaatgtgttaaatgagatggagtcatgtgattggttgaaggtacactacccatctttttgtgatgggtaaagaagttgtccccatattttttttaaaagtattaaTTCTATTATGGAATGTTG includes these proteins:
- the LOC131618797 gene encoding glycine-rich cell wall structural protein-like; translation: MGNLHKYVGVLAVIFVLVIGISDSRKIQKEEYVDNFGGGSGLGGGGGFGGGSGGGVGGGLGHGGGFGGGVGGGSGGGVGGGIGGGGGGGLGGGAGAGGGLGGGSGLGGGIGGGHGGGGGIGGGGGSGGGIGGGSGVGGGAGGGFGGGAGGGIGGGGGAGGGAGGGFGGGAGSGGGAGGGFGGGSGGGVGGGAGGGAGGGFGGGAGGGSGGGFGGGAGAGGGFGGGAGGGAGGGRV